TCCATGactaaatatatattttctttatcttgATATGTCTCATAGAGCTTTACTATATTTGGATGatccaaattcttcaaaatgtTAATTTCCTTCATAAAGTTATCTAACGCTTCCACTCTAGTCAGTGGAATCGTCTTAATTGCTCTGATACAGCCTGTCAATCGGTTAGTACCACTTTTAACCGAACCATAAGTTCCTTTTCCTATCCTTCCagaatcaataatataatcTGAGTGTATTGACCCTTTGCATGCAGGAATTAAGCCTTCACGCCTAAACTTGCCTTCTGTCAAAGATAATTTAGGGCCACTACCTTTTTCAGATTCTGTTGGAGTTGCAGAATTCGAATTTGAGGTGTTTGTTGCTGATACATCCGTTATACCCATTACTGTTGTACTTGGTGAAAGTTTAGGGATTGACTCATATTCACTTAAGCTTTCGAAACGGCTTTCATTAGACAACGCCATTTCAGAtgttaattcaattaaatcaCAAATCTCATAttgttcaaaataattatcgTTACCATTTCTATAAGCCAAAGGAGAAGTCGGATCTGAGGTTGAACATGATGCTTGactttttctttcctttGCTAAATACCTGTCTGGCGAATTTCCTACAATATTACCATGGTTAATTAAGCGGTCTACAGcttcttttaaatattctggCTTTCCATGAGTCATGTTATGTGCTGGGAAATTTCCTCTCTTATTACTTTGTTTTCTTCTAACCTCTTTATTCTTGTTTATTTCTATGGAGTCCTTTTCATATCTTCTTGAACAAACTCCATTTAATGCGTTTTGGCCCTGTCCCATCATCTCCTTTTCAGAAAAAGCATTTCCTTCCTAAACTTTTACTTTTTTCCTATTCAGAATATGttgtaattatttctattaattaattccaaattattaattcatatGTCTATCAAACCATTAGCCTCGATGTTTATTCCTTATATGTTTTATTAtgatttgaagaaaatcaagaattaGTTTAGAATCACTTTGGGTATTCAacttaatttaatttttgagaaaataAGCTGAATTATATTTGGTTTATTAATCCTTGTGAACTAATTTGGCTCTTTACATTCATAAATGTTATTTGCCAGATTTACTTCAAGCTTATAAGGGATTATAACCACATTATATAATGAAAGTTTGCAATACTAATGTTCTAAAGTTTGCATTAATTATTACCTTTCTTTATCTTTTCGCTGATTTTTAATCTATTATTCACGCACGCTAATTTGCTTTGgctattatttttaacttaTTTAACTtgttataataattatttaaataattggTTTTAACCGCCTAAACTTTTGTTTTCCATTAGCCATATTACTTATCAATCCATTTGTAAAAATGTTAGCGCTCTGAAGAATTCAATTTTGAtactttaattatattgcaagaaaaattagaattattaaataaaaatgttttTCTATTAGTATAAAAAAAGCTAAAATAATTAGTTATATCTGCTTTATTTCTGAGAAATTCTATTTACAACAGGATGTTAGAGAAGAAAATGTGatttaaaagaatgaatCTATATATACACACACAAAGATATTCTCGTTAATAAAGCTCAACatagttatttttaaaagtcAAATACCTGTACTATCCACTGCATTGCTGTTTCTTTTTTCCATGAATTcattcattaaattcatttccCTTTGCTTGTTTACCcctttatttattaaaacacTTTTAAAGGCGCCATATGTATCATGTCTATTCTGTCTCGAAAAATAAATAGCAAATTCATAACTTGAATagcaataaatattgaaaaaattagtGTTATAGAGACGTGGGTCAGAGCAAGTCATTTTGGGAAGAATTcgtttatttatttgacaAATTAATCCTAACATTTAAATATGCCACCAAAGGGTGAAAAGAAGACTAAGGAGCAAATTGCAGCAGCAGCAGCAGCAGGAGGTAGAGCAAAGCGCAAGAAGTGGTCAAAGGGTAAGCAAAAGGATAAGGCAAACCACTCCGTCTTGTTCGACAAGAAGACTGCAGACCGTTTCCATAGTGATGTTTTGAAGTCAAGACTTTTGACCCCAGCTGTCGTTGTTAACCAATTAAAGGTTAATGCCAGCGCTGCTAGAGCCATGTTACGTGACTGTGAATCAAAGGGAATTATCAAGCCAGTTGGAGAACAGACTCACGGACAAATGATATATACAAAGGCATAAATGGAATATTATTGTAAATTTACGTAGTTGATTACTTAccatttattaaatgtCTGAGTAGTCGAATAGgtttaaataaagtaattcattatttagtATATTAAATAGTATTCATCTCTGCTAAATGGTCTTATTTGTATCTAtgtatttataaatatttatgcataaatttaattatttgctCTCTAAATTGCATTAAACTACGAGACAGctattttctattaaattatttagtaGGTCTATAGGAGTCTTATTGCGTTGAAGATCGATATTACTCTCACTAGTAGAGAGAGTGCGAATAAACTCTATGTTAAGACTTTGTGAAAacagtattattatttcgTCTAGGAGTCTCTTTGCTCTCTTAAAATCATCAATATAGTCAAAGGTCAATGATTCTTGATATTCTTGTTTCGAAAGTAAGCAATAGGCGACTTGTAAATTGCTGAATATATGTCTAACTAGAGGCAAGAAAAACGAAATATCAGtagtatttaataataaataaagtattttAAGACCACAAAATATCATATAATAtccattaattaatttccCTTCAAAAAAGCCAACTTTAGATATATTTTTCGGTACAATAGAATCTGTCTCAATTTTAATTGAGTCGTCACATGTATTGAATTCATGATTAGTACACAAAAATGACAATTTAGCccaattaattatattaatttctagTGATgctttaattaataaataatatttttcatttgaCTCATTTTTAGAAAACAATAAGGGATTAAAATAGTTGGCGATTAAAGCACAAAAAGAgcttaaataatttatttcttgtttttcgcttgaataatattttaattctatgctatttataataataaaaattcgaTTGAACATGTAATCCATCATACTTTGCATCCTATTAAAATACGCATCATCAATCATTTGTTCAATATCTTTAGGTAAATAACTCAACTCAAGAgtcattaaattttgaatatctGTAAACATTTccatatatatttgaaagtaATTCCAATATTCTACATCATCTATGCAGCCTACCAAATTATAAGGAAATTGGTTACGTATTATTtcatataattcaaattgtaaaaataaaatagtcCCACATCTATTATTCTCTTTATTATAtgtttgaataattttaagtGTTTCAGTAAATTTGATAGCAATTAATAGAATACTCTTTTCATATGCACTAGAATATTCATATGTTCCATTGTTAATTTCAGAGTcgttaattttattattcatcaAAAAAAGAGTCTTTATCATTCCAATgattttagaaaataatatgaCTTCCCAAGACCTTTCAATATTCATTACAGTTTCTGCTtcaaattgatttaaatgaattttatttacCATTATTTCAGACTTTCTCTTATATATTTCGTACATTCTAATATAACGGTTCTGAACTAATTCTTCGAGAGTCTCTCTAGAAACTGAATTAGTATCCTGCAGTAAATAGATATTATTAGAgttaaatttagaaatagCATGTTCAATTAAGCTTGCAATAGAGTTAAAGTTGCGAATCGATTCATTCTCAATCAAGTTTGGCTCATATTTGCCACTCACAGCATTCCTATATAAAGTGCAATATTCACCAGTATTATCAGATATCATAAATTCACTGTCGATAATCTCAAACATCACAAATAAATCAGAAATGTCAAGCTCTGGTTGAGCTGTCAATTCTAATTCAAAGCTCGTAATAAAAGTATTTGCAAGCCTCTTGAACGAGTTATAAAGTATTTCAGAAATCTCATCATCGCATAGGTAGTCATATAAATATCCACATACTctctttttcaaattttcatatattttttca
The Cryptosporidium parvum Iowa II chromosome 2, whole genome shotgun sequence genome window above contains:
- a CDS encoding 40S ribosomal protein S25 yields the protein MPPKGEKKTKEQIAAAAAAGGRAKRKKWSKGKQKDKANHSVLFDKKTADRFHSDVLKSRLLTPAVVVNQLKVNASAARAMLRDCESKGIIKPVGEQTHGQMIYTKA